One genomic window of Paenarthrobacter ureafaciens includes the following:
- a CDS encoding alpha/beta fold hydrolase, producing the protein MHKQRVVFVHGLGSFGAAAWPKQHGLALRYDCLFLRRHGFDPVAEPLESDISADVAILVDALADSGGGHVVAHEQGAISAMLAAVERPDLVFSLSLVEPACLSLTAELPATASHRALMQPLFDVRSQLGDADYEREYFRRAYAAEAGGLQTPEARRSARRLRLQAPPWEAPLHIVPGVPTLVLTGGWEPLYEEIAGYLRDTGALHRVAAGGHRPQDSADGDRFIRSFIADVGRGMSVRAS; encoded by the coding sequence ATGCACAAACAGCGCGTAGTTTTTGTCCACGGCCTGGGCAGTTTCGGCGCTGCGGCCTGGCCAAAACAGCATGGCCTTGCCCTGCGGTATGACTGCCTTTTCCTGAGGCGGCACGGTTTCGATCCCGTGGCCGAGCCCCTTGAGTCGGACATTTCCGCGGATGTGGCCATCCTTGTTGACGCGCTGGCCGACTCGGGCGGGGGACACGTGGTTGCCCACGAACAGGGTGCCATTTCCGCCATGCTCGCCGCGGTGGAGCGCCCGGACCTGGTGTTTTCGTTGTCCTTGGTGGAACCGGCGTGCTTGTCCTTGACGGCCGAACTTCCCGCTACGGCGTCGCACCGCGCCCTGATGCAGCCCTTGTTCGATGTCCGTAGCCAACTCGGCGACGCCGACTATGAGCGTGAGTATTTCCGGCGGGCCTACGCTGCGGAGGCGGGCGGCCTGCAGACACCGGAAGCGCGGCGCTCAGCCCGGCGTTTGAGGTTGCAGGCCCCGCCGTGGGAAGCGCCCCTGCACATTGTGCCCGGTGTTCCCACGCTGGTGCTGACCGGCGGCTGGGAGCCGTTGTACGAGGAAATTGCCGGGTATTTGAGGGATACCGGTGCCCTCCACCGCGTAGCTGCTGGAGGGCACCGTCCCCAGGATTCCGCCGACGGCGACCGGTTCATCCGGTCCTTCATTGCCGACGTCGGGCGGGGTATGTCGGTCAGGGCGTCGTGA
- the ffh gene encoding signal recognition particle protein has translation MFNSLSDRLTATFKNLRGKGRLSEADVDATVREIRRALLDADVAVPVVREFTSRIRERALGAEVSGALNPSQQIVKIVNEELVEILGGETRRIRLAKTGPTIIMLAGLQGAGKTTLAGKLSKWLKSQGHSPMLVACDLQRPNAVTQLQVVGQRAGVPVFAPHPGATSELEHPAGDPVAVAKAGVEEARQKLHDVVIVDTAGRLGVDAEMMDQARRIRQAIIPNEVLFVIDAMIGQDAVNTAMAFDEGVNFTGIVLSKLDGDARGGAALSVASVTGKPVMFASTGEGLDDFELFHPDRMASRILDMGDVLTLIEQAEKAWDKEEAARMAKKFADQEDFTLDDFLAQMQQIRNMGSMKKMLMMMPGAQNIRQQLENFDEREIDRVEAIVRSMTPHERVAPKIINGSRRARIAKGSGVHVSEVNGLLERFAQAQKMMKKMAQGGGMPGMPGMPGLGGPGGGRKGGKNAPKKKARSGNPAKAAQELREAEAKRAAAAAAPKGAAFGQGAADFDPSSLNLPKGFDKFLGK, from the coding sequence GTGTTCAATTCACTCTCTGACCGGTTGACAGCAACCTTCAAGAACCTCCGTGGCAAGGGCCGCCTGTCGGAGGCCGATGTCGACGCCACAGTCCGGGAGATACGCCGCGCCCTGCTGGATGCCGACGTCGCGGTTCCCGTGGTCCGTGAGTTCACGTCGCGGATCCGCGAGCGTGCGCTCGGCGCTGAAGTGTCCGGGGCGCTGAACCCGAGCCAGCAGATCGTGAAGATCGTCAACGAGGAACTCGTGGAGATCCTCGGCGGTGAAACGCGGCGCATCAGGTTGGCCAAGACCGGCCCTACCATCATCATGCTGGCCGGCCTCCAGGGTGCGGGTAAGACGACCCTCGCGGGCAAGCTGTCCAAGTGGCTTAAGTCCCAGGGCCACAGCCCCATGCTCGTTGCCTGCGACCTGCAGCGGCCCAACGCGGTCACCCAGCTCCAGGTGGTGGGCCAGCGCGCAGGCGTGCCGGTGTTCGCTCCGCACCCGGGCGCCACCTCTGAACTTGAACACCCCGCAGGCGATCCCGTGGCCGTGGCCAAGGCGGGCGTGGAGGAAGCCCGCCAGAAGCTTCACGACGTCGTGATTGTTGACACCGCCGGCCGCCTTGGCGTCGACGCCGAAATGATGGACCAGGCGCGGCGCATCCGCCAGGCGATCATCCCGAACGAAGTCCTCTTCGTCATTGACGCCATGATCGGCCAGGACGCCGTGAATACGGCAATGGCCTTCGACGAAGGCGTCAACTTCACCGGCATCGTCCTGTCCAAGCTCGACGGCGACGCCCGCGGTGGTGCCGCGCTGTCCGTAGCGTCCGTGACGGGCAAACCGGTCATGTTCGCTTCCACGGGTGAAGGGCTCGACGATTTCGAGTTGTTCCACCCGGACCGCATGGCCTCGCGCATCCTGGACATGGGCGATGTCCTGACCTTGATCGAACAGGCTGAGAAGGCCTGGGACAAGGAAGAAGCTGCCCGGATGGCGAAGAAGTTCGCCGACCAGGAAGACTTCACGCTGGACGACTTCCTGGCCCAGATGCAGCAGATCCGCAACATGGGCTCCATGAAGAAGATGCTCATGATGATGCCGGGTGCGCAAAACATCCGGCAGCAGCTGGAGAACTTCGACGAGCGGGAAATTGACCGCGTTGAGGCGATTGTCCGGTCCATGACCCCGCATGAGCGTGTGGCTCCCAAGATCATCAACGGTTCCCGCCGTGCCCGTATCGCCAAGGGCTCCGGCGTCCACGTCTCCGAGGTCAACGGCCTGCTGGAGCGGTTCGCCCAGGCTCAGAAGATGATGAAGAAGATGGCGCAGGGCGGCGGCATGCCCGGTATGCCGGGAATGCCCGGTCTGGGCGGGCCCGGCGGCGGCCGCAAGGGAGGCAAGAACGCGCCCAAGAAGAAGGCACGTTCGGGCAACCCCGCCAAGGCTGCGCAGGAGTTGCGCGAGGCTGAGGCCAAGCGCGCAGCTGCCGCGGCTGCTCCCAAGGGTGCAGCGTTCGGCCAGGGCGCCGCTGACTTCGATCCGTCCTCGTTGAACCTGCCCAAGGGCTTCGACAAGTTCCTGGGTAAATAA
- a CDS encoding glucose-6-phosphate dehydrogenase codes for MTSKTTVKTLLILGASGDLTGRLLLPGLAGLLATGRVGGLRLVGAGSDPWTARQWKERVDTSFAAAAGAAESAGRSVLDSVAASTEYHQVDVTADGRLADLLTRLEGPVAIYFALPPEVSQKACALLRRDQLPAGTRLVLEKPFGAGLESARELNKVLAALVPEDHIHRVDHFLGKATVLNILGLRFANRFLEPVWDRDHIEKVEIIFDEDLALEGRARYYDHAGALKDMIQSHLLHIMAFLAIDAPASIDERDLRDAVAAVLRASSIKAPFQDSTRRARYTAGKLGERTIPDYAAEPGVDPARNTETLAQVTVEIDNWRWKGVPFILRSGKAMGHKRKEAVVTFRPVPHLPVGFSGVDSPNHLRIGFGPDVLQLDVDVNGPGDVFTLDRASLITELNAAGMLPYGEVLEGILTGDPLLSVRGDTAEDCWRIMEPVLGAWAQDAVPLEEYDAGSQGPAAWGTSGGRSDSGHTGSNSPTAASYGG; via the coding sequence GTGACCAGCAAAACAACTGTGAAAACGTTGCTCATTCTCGGCGCTTCAGGCGACCTCACCGGCCGCCTGCTCCTTCCGGGACTTGCCGGCCTCCTTGCCACAGGCAGGGTTGGCGGGCTTCGACTGGTCGGGGCCGGGTCCGATCCCTGGACCGCGCGGCAGTGGAAAGAACGGGTGGACACATCCTTCGCTGCGGCAGCCGGCGCCGCGGAAAGCGCAGGCCGGTCAGTACTGGACTCGGTGGCCGCATCCACGGAATACCATCAGGTCGACGTCACGGCGGACGGCAGGCTCGCCGACTTGCTGACGCGACTGGAAGGGCCGGTTGCCATCTACTTCGCCCTCCCCCCGGAAGTCAGCCAGAAAGCCTGTGCCCTCCTGCGCCGTGACCAGCTTCCGGCCGGAACCCGGCTGGTATTGGAGAAGCCTTTCGGCGCGGGGCTGGAATCGGCCCGGGAACTGAACAAGGTACTTGCCGCGCTGGTCCCGGAAGACCACATCCACCGTGTGGACCACTTCCTCGGCAAGGCCACGGTGCTGAACATCCTCGGACTGCGTTTCGCCAACCGCTTCCTGGAACCGGTGTGGGACCGCGACCACATCGAAAAAGTCGAGATCATCTTCGACGAAGACCTGGCTTTGGAAGGCCGTGCCCGCTATTACGACCATGCCGGCGCCCTCAAGGACATGATCCAAAGCCACCTGCTCCACATCATGGCTTTCCTGGCCATCGACGCCCCCGCCTCCATCGACGAACGCGATCTCCGTGACGCCGTGGCCGCGGTCCTGCGTGCCAGCAGCATCAAGGCCCCGTTCCAGGATTCGACCCGCCGGGCCCGCTATACAGCCGGGAAGCTCGGCGAGCGCACCATTCCCGACTACGCGGCCGAGCCGGGCGTGGACCCCGCCAGGAACACCGAAACCCTCGCCCAGGTCACGGTGGAGATCGACAATTGGCGCTGGAAGGGCGTCCCGTTCATCCTGCGCTCCGGCAAGGCGATGGGCCACAAACGGAAGGAAGCCGTGGTGACCTTCCGTCCCGTGCCGCATTTGCCGGTCGGGTTCTCCGGCGTCGACTCCCCCAACCACCTTCGGATCGGTTTCGGTCCCGACGTCCTGCAGCTCGACGTCGACGTCAACGGCCCTGGCGACGTGTTCACCCTGGACCGGGCGAGCTTGATCACCGAGCTCAACGCTGCCGGCATGCTGCCTTACGGCGAAGTCCTGGAGGGCATCCTTACCGGCGATCCGCTCCTCTCCGTCCGCGGCGACACTGCGGAGGACTGCTGGCGGATCATGGAACCCGTGCTCGGTGCCTGGGCGCAGGATGCGGTCCCGTTGGAGGAGTACGACGCCGGCAGCCAGGGGCCGGCAGCGTGGGGCACCAGCGGCGGGCGCAGCGACAGCGGGCACACCGGCAGTAACAGTCCTACGGCGGCAAGTTACGGGGGCTGA
- a CDS encoding ammonium transporter: MELTAGHVWVMVAAALVLFMTPGLAFFYGGMTRAKAALNMMMMSFISIGIVGVVWVLWGASMSSGEGFMEIVGNPFASFGLAGMDATPDGYIKVGFAATFAIITVALISGAIADRAKFGAWSLFVPVWVTLVYCPLAYMVWGGGLFGPEGAIGKALGPAIDFAGGTVVHINAGVAALVLVLIIGNRRGFGKDPNHRPHNIPFVMLGAAILWFGWFGFNGGAATTAEQGGLIWVNTLAAPAAAMIGWLITERIRDGHPTSLGAASGVVAGLVAITPACANVDPIGALGLGLVAGIASALAVGLKFRWGFDDSLDVVGVHLVSGIIGTVALGFIAKPVDGVGGGLFYGGGMAQMWAQLAAAGIAIAFSAIMTAIIALAIHKTMGFRVSTEQENVGVDLSLHAETAYEFGVGGHGGSFQPLHDVMTGKNDAAVESKAPAAEGKESVQA, from the coding sequence ATGGAACTTACCGCAGGTCACGTATGGGTCATGGTGGCGGCAGCGCTTGTGCTGTTCATGACACCGGGATTGGCATTCTTCTACGGTGGTATGACACGGGCCAAGGCCGCCCTGAACATGATGATGATGAGTTTCATCTCCATCGGCATCGTGGGCGTTGTATGGGTGCTGTGGGGGGCATCCATGAGCTCCGGCGAGGGCTTCATGGAGATCGTGGGGAACCCGTTCGCATCATTTGGACTGGCTGGAATGGACGCCACTCCTGACGGTTACATCAAGGTAGGCTTCGCAGCCACGTTCGCCATCATCACGGTGGCCCTGATCAGCGGCGCGATCGCCGACCGTGCCAAGTTCGGCGCCTGGAGCCTCTTCGTTCCCGTTTGGGTCACGCTGGTCTACTGCCCCTTGGCCTACATGGTGTGGGGCGGCGGCCTGTTCGGTCCCGAGGGTGCCATCGGCAAGGCGCTCGGCCCGGCCATCGACTTCGCCGGCGGAACGGTAGTGCACATCAACGCCGGCGTGGCCGCACTCGTCCTGGTGCTGATCATCGGCAACCGCCGCGGCTTCGGCAAGGACCCCAACCACCGCCCGCACAACATTCCCTTCGTGATGCTCGGTGCAGCCATCCTGTGGTTCGGCTGGTTCGGGTTCAACGGCGGCGCGGCAACCACCGCTGAGCAGGGCGGCCTCATCTGGGTCAACACCCTCGCAGCTCCGGCCGCAGCAATGATCGGCTGGCTCATCACCGAACGCATCCGCGACGGCCACCCGACGTCCCTCGGCGCTGCGTCCGGCGTCGTGGCAGGCCTCGTTGCCATCACCCCGGCTTGCGCCAACGTCGATCCCATCGGCGCCCTGGGCCTGGGCTTGGTCGCCGGTATCGCGTCCGCCCTCGCCGTAGGCCTGAAGTTCCGCTGGGGCTTCGACGACTCCCTGGACGTGGTGGGAGTACACCTGGTCTCCGGCATCATCGGAACCGTAGCACTGGGCTTCATCGCAAAGCCGGTGGACGGCGTGGGCGGCGGCCTCTTCTACGGTGGCGGCATGGCCCAGATGTGGGCGCAGCTCGCAGCGGCCGGCATCGCCATCGCCTTCTCCGCCATCATGACGGCGATCATCGCCCTGGCCATCCACAAGACCATGGGCTTCCGGGTCTCCACTGAGCAGGAGAACGTCGGCGTTGACCTCAGCCTCCACGCCGAGACGGCCTACGAGTTCGGTGTAGGCGGCCACGGTGGAAGCTTCCAGCCGCTGCACGACGTGATGACCGGCAAGAACGACGCCGCAGTGGAATCCAAGGCCCCCGCAGCCGAAGGCAAGGAGAGTGTCCAGGCATGA
- the ftsY gene encoding signal recognition particle-docking protein FtsY — MNDFLPIILSIVAALVVIGGLVPVLLKARKSGSKYPGTRDANDPLQSPAASGGTLVEDRPEPAPAPGRHGSLEETLVPDDAAGLETIAVETPAPVEGRLTRLRARLVKSNNILGKGLLALLSGDKIDENVWDEVEETLLLADLGTEPTMELVESLRERVKVLGTRDPEHVKAMLREELIKLVDPSMDRSLNVARQGDRPAVVLVVGVNGVGKTTTVGKLARVLVAEDKDVLLGAADTFRAAAAEQLATWGQRVGVPTVKSDIDGADPASVAYEAVKAGIDQEVDVVMVDTAGRLQNKTGLMDELGKVKRVIEKLAEVDEVLLVLDATTGQNGLNQARVFAEVVNISGIVLTKLDGTAKGGIVVAIQKTLGVPVKLIGLGEGPDDLAPFEAEGFVDALLN, encoded by the coding sequence GTGAACGATTTCCTACCCATAATCCTGTCCATAGTCGCTGCGCTCGTGGTGATTGGCGGACTGGTCCCGGTCCTGCTCAAGGCCCGTAAGTCCGGCTCCAAATACCCCGGGACCCGCGACGCCAACGACCCCCTCCAGTCGCCGGCAGCAAGCGGCGGAACCTTGGTGGAGGACCGGCCGGAGCCCGCCCCCGCGCCCGGCCGTCACGGCTCCCTCGAAGAGACCTTGGTCCCGGACGATGCCGCCGGGCTGGAAACCATTGCCGTGGAGACCCCGGCACCCGTGGAGGGCCGCCTTACCCGTCTTCGCGCACGCCTGGTCAAGTCCAACAACATCCTGGGCAAGGGCCTGCTGGCCCTGCTTTCGGGTGACAAGATCGACGAGAACGTGTGGGACGAGGTGGAGGAGACCCTTCTCCTGGCAGACCTTGGAACAGAACCGACCATGGAACTCGTGGAGTCCCTGCGCGAGCGCGTCAAGGTCCTGGGAACCCGCGATCCGGAGCATGTCAAGGCCATGCTCCGGGAAGAACTCATCAAGCTCGTTGACCCGTCCATGGACCGTTCCTTGAACGTCGCCCGCCAAGGTGACCGTCCCGCCGTCGTGCTGGTGGTAGGTGTCAACGGCGTCGGCAAGACCACCACGGTGGGCAAGCTGGCGCGTGTCCTGGTGGCTGAAGACAAGGACGTCCTGCTGGGAGCAGCGGACACCTTCCGTGCGGCAGCGGCCGAACAGCTCGCCACGTGGGGCCAGCGCGTGGGCGTGCCCACGGTGAAGTCGGACATCGACGGCGCGGACCCCGCTTCGGTGGCCTACGAGGCAGTCAAGGCCGGCATCGACCAGGAAGTCGATGTTGTCATGGTGGATACCGCGGGCCGCCTGCAGAACAAGACCGGCCTGATGGACGAGCTTGGCAAGGTCAAGCGCGTCATCGAAAAGCTGGCCGAAGTGGACGAGGTCCTGTTGGTGCTGGATGCCACCACCGGCCAGAACGGGCTGAACCAGGCCCGGGTCTTTGCCGAGGTGGTCAACATCTCCGGCATCGTCCTGACCAAGCTCGATGGCACCGCCAAGGGCGGCATCGTGGTCGCGATCCAGAAGACGCTGGGCGTGCCGGTCAAACTCATCGGCCTGGGCGAAGGGCCCGACGACCTCGCGCCTTTCGAAGCCGAGGGGTTCGTGGACGCACTGCTGAACTAG
- a CDS encoding MFS transporter, with amino-acid sequence MPQSPRSTQPPRIRQQREPLPRDVKVMLAAAFLIALGFGLVAPVLPQFATTFDVGATAAAVIVSIFAFMRLVFAPAGGQLIVRFGERSVYVSGLLIVAASTAACAFAQNYWQLLIFRGLGGAGSVMFTVAAMGLLIRLAPPERRGQVSGAYASAFLIGSVLGPVVGGLLAGFGLRVPFLVYAAALLLAAVVVRTMLTGTNHLGEEARHAPAMTLKEALADSAYRAAVFSSFGNGWVTFGVRMATIPLFATAVLQSRPETAAWALAVFAMGNALALTFSGRLSDSWGRKPLLIPGLVITGAATGLIGVTGDLVWFLVASAVAGFGSGLLGPAQQAAVADVIGRGRSGGRVLAVFQMAADTGAIIGPVVAGLLADQLGYGWAFGITGGVLLVTAAAWLPAREPAVKQN; translated from the coding sequence ATGCCACAGTCGCCCCGATCCACCCAGCCACCAAGGATCAGGCAGCAGAGGGAGCCGCTTCCCCGCGACGTGAAGGTCATGCTGGCCGCCGCCTTCCTCATCGCCCTGGGTTTCGGGCTGGTGGCCCCGGTACTGCCGCAATTTGCCACGACCTTCGACGTCGGCGCGACGGCCGCCGCGGTGATCGTCAGTATCTTCGCCTTCATGCGCCTCGTCTTCGCGCCGGCGGGCGGGCAGCTGATCGTCCGCTTCGGGGAGCGGAGCGTCTATGTGAGCGGGCTGCTGATTGTTGCCGCATCGACTGCGGCCTGCGCTTTCGCGCAAAACTACTGGCAGTTGTTGATCTTCCGCGGCCTGGGCGGAGCGGGTTCGGTGATGTTCACCGTCGCCGCCATGGGCCTGCTGATCCGGCTGGCGCCGCCGGAGCGAAGGGGCCAGGTTTCGGGAGCCTACGCTTCGGCCTTCCTGATCGGCAGCGTCCTGGGGCCCGTGGTGGGCGGACTCCTGGCCGGTTTCGGCCTGCGCGTGCCGTTCCTGGTGTACGCCGCTGCCCTGCTGCTCGCCGCCGTCGTTGTGCGGACGATGCTGACCGGCACGAACCATCTGGGTGAGGAGGCACGGCACGCGCCTGCCATGACGCTGAAAGAGGCACTCGCCGATTCGGCCTACCGGGCGGCCGTCTTCTCAAGTTTCGGCAACGGCTGGGTCACCTTCGGTGTGCGCATGGCCACCATCCCCTTGTTTGCCACGGCCGTCCTGCAGTCACGTCCGGAAACGGCGGCGTGGGCGCTTGCTGTGTTCGCCATGGGTAACGCACTCGCTTTGACGTTCTCCGGCCGGCTTTCGGACTCCTGGGGACGGAAGCCGCTGCTTATCCCGGGATTGGTCATCACGGGAGCCGCTACGGGGCTCATCGGCGTGACCGGTGACCTGGTGTGGTTCCTCGTTGCCTCCGCCGTGGCGGGTTTCGGCTCCGGCTTGCTGGGCCCGGCGCAGCAGGCCGCCGTCGCCGATGTGATTGGCCGGGGCCGCTCCGGTGGCCGCGTCCTGGCAGTGTTCCAGATGGCGGCCGATACCGGAGCCATCATCGGCCCGGTGGTTGCCGGGCTCCTGGCGGACCAGTTGGGCTACGGCTGGGCTTTTGGAATCACCGGCGGGGTGCTCCTGGTGACCGCGGCAGCGTGGCTTCCCGCCCGCGAACCCGCGGTTAAACAAAACTGA
- the thiC gene encoding phosphomethylpyrimidine synthase ThiC, whose protein sequence is MSTTETQHSPAQNLTAPGGDAVTQSLKSHSLAWVEDPGHGIRVPVTEIALEPSPNGKANDPLRVYRTAGPGSDPVVGLEPFRAAWIQARGDTESYTGRERNLLDDGKSAVRRGAASAEWKGAQPVPRRAVDGKRVTQMHYARQGMVTPEMRFVALRENCDVELVRSEVAAGRAIIPSNINHPESEPMIIGKAFLVKINANIGNSAVTSSIAEEVDKLQWATQWGADTVMDLSTGDDIHTTREWIIRNSPVPIGTVPIYQALEKVNGEANKLTWEIFRDTVIEQCEQGVDYMTIHAGVLLRYVPLTANRVTGIVSRGGSIMAGWCLAHHQENFLYTHFDELCEIFAKYDVAFSLGDGLRPGATADANDAAQFAELDTLAELTERAWKYDVQVMVEGPGHIPFHLVRENVERQQRLCKGAPFYTLGPLVTDVAPGYDHITSAIGATEIARYGTAMLCYVTPKEHLGLPNKDDVKTGVITYKIAAHAADLAKGHPGAHERDDALSKARFEFRWRDQFALSLDPVTAESFHDETLPAEPAKTAHFCSMCGPKFCSMRISQDIRDEYGSAEAQAAIAEMYNGMREKSEEFLATGGKVYLPELQMPARGDQRLTTP, encoded by the coding sequence TTGAGCACCACAGAAACACAGCACAGCCCTGCCCAAAACCTGACAGCTCCCGGCGGGGACGCCGTCACGCAGTCGCTGAAATCCCACTCGCTTGCCTGGGTGGAGGACCCTGGCCACGGCATCCGCGTCCCGGTGACCGAGATTGCCTTGGAGCCCTCCCCCAACGGGAAGGCCAACGATCCGCTGAGGGTGTACCGCACGGCAGGGCCGGGCAGCGATCCCGTCGTCGGGCTTGAACCCTTCAGGGCCGCATGGATCCAGGCGCGCGGCGATACGGAAAGCTACACGGGCCGGGAACGCAACCTGCTCGACGACGGCAAGTCAGCCGTGCGCCGCGGTGCGGCTTCAGCGGAATGGAAGGGAGCGCAGCCCGTGCCCCGCCGCGCCGTCGACGGCAAAAGGGTCACCCAGATGCACTATGCCCGGCAGGGCATGGTCACCCCGGAAATGCGCTTCGTGGCCTTGCGGGAGAACTGCGACGTTGAACTGGTCCGCAGCGAGGTGGCCGCCGGCCGCGCCATCATCCCCAGCAACATCAACCACCCCGAGTCCGAGCCCATGATCATCGGCAAGGCATTCCTGGTGAAGATCAACGCCAACATCGGCAACTCAGCTGTGACGAGCTCGATCGCCGAGGAAGTGGACAAGCTGCAGTGGGCCACCCAGTGGGGAGCGGACACCGTCATGGACCTCTCCACGGGAGATGACATCCACACCACCCGTGAATGGATCATCCGGAACTCCCCCGTTCCCATCGGCACCGTCCCCATCTACCAGGCCCTGGAGAAGGTCAACGGCGAGGCGAACAAGCTCACGTGGGAAATATTCCGGGACACCGTGATCGAACAATGCGAACAGGGTGTGGACTATATGACCATCCACGCCGGCGTCCTGCTCCGGTACGTGCCGCTGACAGCCAACCGGGTGACCGGAATTGTTTCCCGCGGCGGCTCCATCATGGCCGGCTGGTGCCTTGCCCACCACCAGGAAAACTTCCTCTACACGCATTTCGACGAACTGTGCGAAATCTTCGCCAAGTACGACGTTGCCTTCTCGCTCGGAGATGGACTGCGGCCCGGCGCCACCGCAGACGCCAATGATGCCGCACAGTTCGCGGAACTGGATACCCTGGCGGAGCTGACGGAGCGGGCCTGGAAGTACGACGTCCAGGTCATGGTCGAAGGCCCGGGCCACATTCCGTTCCACTTGGTGCGTGAAAACGTGGAACGGCAACAGCGGTTGTGCAAGGGCGCGCCGTTCTACACCCTGGGCCCGTTGGTCACTGACGTCGCGCCAGGCTACGACCACATCACCTCGGCCATCGGTGCCACGGAAATCGCCCGGTACGGCACAGCGATGCTTTGCTACGTGACCCCCAAGGAGCATCTGGGGCTGCCTAACAAGGACGACGTCAAAACCGGAGTCATCACCTACAAGATTGCAGCCCACGCCGCAGACCTGGCCAAGGGCCACCCCGGCGCGCACGAACGCGACGACGCGCTGTCCAAGGCGCGGTTCGAGTTCAGGTGGAGGGACCAGTTCGCACTCTCACTGGACCCGGTGACCGCGGAGTCCTTCCACGATGAGACGCTTCCCGCTGAACCCGCCAAGACCGCGCACTTCTGTTCCATGTGCGGGCCGAAATTCTGCTCCATGCGCATCAGCCAGGACATCCGGGATGAATACGGTTCCGCCGAGGCCCAGGCGGCCATAGCGGAGATGTACAACGGAATGCGCGAAAAGAGCGAGGAGTTCCTGGCAACCGGAGGCAAGGTCTACCTGCCCGAACTCCAGATGCCGGCCCGCGGTGACCAGCGACTCACGACGCCCTGA
- a CDS encoding P-II family nitrogen regulator — MKLITAIVRPEKLEAVREGLEAYGVQGLTVSAASGYGRQRGYTEVYRGAEYNVDLLPKIRIEVLATDEQADDILDVLIASSNTGRAGDGKVWTVDVYEAVRVRTGERGAAAI; from the coding sequence ATGAAACTCATTACAGCGATCGTCCGTCCGGAGAAGCTTGAAGCAGTCCGGGAAGGCCTGGAAGCGTACGGCGTCCAGGGGTTGACGGTCAGCGCGGCCAGCGGCTATGGCCGGCAGCGGGGCTACACGGAGGTGTACCGCGGTGCTGAATACAACGTGGACCTGCTGCCCAAGATCCGCATCGAGGTTCTTGCCACCGACGAACAAGCGGACGACATCCTGGATGTCCTCATTGCAAGCTCCAACACCGGCCGGGCCGGTGACGGGAAAGTCTGGACCGTGGACGTCTACGAAGCAGTCCGCGTCAGGACCGGGGAGCGCGGCGCGGCGGCCATTTAG